From Periophthalmus magnuspinnatus isolate fPerMag1 chromosome 12, fPerMag1.2.pri, whole genome shotgun sequence, a single genomic window includes:
- the LOC117379511 gene encoding prolactin-releasing peptide receptor-like, with translation MMEANHSDVDSAHTNGLMYEVALQNSSANHSSQFADVALLQTFKPLIIPCYALVVVVGVFGNYLLIYVICRTRKMHNVTNFFIGNLAFSDMLMCVTCVPFTLAYAFNPHGWVFGRSMCYLVFLIQPVTVYVSVFTLTAIAVDRYSATVHPLKKRTSVSTCAAVLIGIWLLSCALVAPAVMHTYHVEFKEEGFTICEEFWIGQEKERRAYAYSTLLVTYVLPLSAVFVCYLCITVKLKKCVAPGNRTKTQNAPQQARKRKIFRLVALLVSAFAVCWLPIHVFNVLRDIDIHLINKRYFLLIQLLCHLCAMSSSCCNPFLYAWLHDRFRTELKKMVKCNHRIGAPTNQCAATVVL, from the exons ATGATGGAGGCTAATCACAGTGATGTGGATAGCGCGCACACGAATGGACTCATGTACGAGGTCGCGCTGCAGAACTCCTCAGCGAACCATAGCTCTCAGTTTGCCGACGTGGCCCTGCTGCAGACTTTCAAACCTCTGATCATCCCTTGTTACGCGCTGGTGGTCGTGGTGGGGGTCTTCGGAAACTATTTGTTGATCTACGTCATATGCCGCACGCGTAAAATGCACAACGTCACCAACTTTTTCATCGGGAACCTGGCATTCTCTGATATGCTGATGTGCGTGACCTGCGTGCCCTTTACGCTCGCGTACGCCTTCAACCCCCATGGATGGGTGTTTGGGCGCTCCATGTGCTATCTGGTGTTCCTGATCCAGCCTGTCACCGTCTACGTCTCCGTCTTCACACTGACGGCCATAGCTGTTGACAG GTACTCGGCCACAGTACACCCTCTGAAGAAACGCACCTCTGTCTCCACCTGCGCTGCTGTTCTCATAGGGATATGGCTCCTGTCTTGTGCTTTGGTGGCTCCGGCTGTCATGCACACGTACCATGTAGAATTCAAAGAGGAGGGCTTCACTATCTGTGAGGAATTCTGGATAGGCCAGGAGAAAGAAAGGCGGGCGTATGCATACAGCACACTTCTGGTGACCTATGTTCTGCCCTTGTCAGCTGTCTTTGTGTGTTACCTGTGCATCACTGTCAAACTGAAGAAGTGCGTGGCTCCGGGAAATAGGACCAAAACTCAGAATGCGCCTCAGCAGGCCCGCAAGAGGAAGATCTTCAGGCTCGTGGCTCTTCTAGTGTCTGCCTTTGCCGTGTGCTGGCTGCCCATCCACGTCTTCAATGTGCTGAGGGACATAGACATTCATCTCATCAACAAGCGCTACTTTTTACTGATCCAGCTTCTGTGTCACCTCTGTGCCATGAGCTCTTCCTGCTGTAACCCTTTCCTCTACGCCTGGCTGCATGACCGCTTCCGAACTGAGCTCAAGAAGATGGTTAAGTGTAACCATCGCATTGGAGCGCCAACCAATCAGTGTGCAGCCACTGTGGTCCTGTAG